The Chthoniobacterales bacterium genome contains a region encoding:
- a CDS encoding lipid A deacylase LpxR family protein — protein MNRSLLLATAAFTTLLHLSLHAADKEVSPGTVSLYMENDLFAGTDRYYTSGVKVGWSSGNLENYSDSPYAAPFLPLFNALPYINEKAYQKNLLFGLGQNIYTPDNTETYEPQPNDRPYAGWLYIGVGVAWKDAEVRNTLVLNVGVVGSWSYAQETQRLVHDARGFAHPNGWDNQLSNELGLIAVYEREWRWPKHEKRAGINWELIPHAGLALGNVQTYANLGGELRVGVNLPDDFGTAAIGPSATTSTPVDGRESATRSRFDLGLYLFARADGRVVAHNIFLDGNTFANSQSVDREWLVGDLSAGVAVNYGNTKLAYALVYRTKEFSEQGGGQVFGTVSINVSF, from the coding sequence ATGAATCGTTCCCTCCTTCTCGCCACTGCTGCTTTTACCACGCTCTTGCACCTGTCATTGCACGCGGCAGACAAGGAGGTGTCCCCAGGCACGGTCAGCCTCTACATGGAGAACGATCTTTTTGCGGGCACGGATCGCTATTACACCAGTGGAGTGAAAGTCGGATGGAGTTCCGGCAACCTCGAAAATTACAGCGATTCGCCCTATGCGGCGCCGTTTCTGCCGCTCTTCAATGCCCTGCCTTATATCAACGAAAAGGCCTACCAGAAGAACCTCCTTTTCGGTCTCGGCCAGAACATTTACACGCCGGACAATACCGAGACTTACGAGCCACAGCCGAATGATCGTCCCTATGCGGGCTGGCTTTACATCGGAGTCGGAGTCGCCTGGAAGGACGCCGAGGTTCGCAACACACTCGTGCTCAATGTGGGTGTGGTCGGTTCGTGGTCCTACGCTCAGGAGACGCAGCGGCTGGTGCACGACGCCCGCGGTTTCGCTCATCCAAATGGCTGGGACAATCAGCTTTCCAACGAGCTGGGTCTGATCGCCGTGTACGAGCGCGAGTGGCGCTGGCCTAAGCACGAGAAACGCGCAGGCATCAATTGGGAACTCATTCCACACGCCGGGCTCGCCCTAGGCAACGTGCAGACTTACGCCAATCTCGGTGGGGAATTGCGTGTGGGCGTGAATTTGCCGGATGATTTTGGCACCGCCGCGATTGGGCCGAGCGCGACGACTTCCACTCCGGTGGATGGACGTGAAAGCGCGACGCGTTCCCGGTTTGACTTGGGTCTCTATCTGTTTGCCCGGGCGGATGGACGCGTCGTGGCGCACAACATTTTTCTCGATGGAAACACCTTCGCCAACAGTCAGTCGGTCGATCGCGAATGGCTGGTCGGCGACCTCAGCGCGGGAGTCGCGGTGAACTATGGCAACACCAAGCTGGCCTACGCATTGGTCTATCGGACGAAGGAATTTTCCGAGCAAGGCGGCGGCCAGGTTTTCGGCACGGTGTCGATCAACGTCAGTTTCTAG
- a CDS encoding sialidase family protein, with the protein MFTLLVGTKKGLFILNSPDRGKWAIRGPFLPGKSIYHAVRDPRSGRIFATSNDAWFGSEIVWSDDEGATWTPAKSGPAFTEESGQKLDLIWHIEPGPASAPGVVYAGVAPAALFRSEDNGVTWTELTGLTSHPTRDRWHPGAGGLCLHSIQVEPQNPLHLYVGISAVGVFRSDDGGQTWTTKNRGTRADFMPDKLPEFGQCVHKLLLSPADGTTLFQQNHCGVYRSTDGGDSWQEITSGLPSDFGFPLAVHPREAGTIYVLPLQGGEFRCPPEAKLRVFRTRDAGETWEPLTNGLPQENAFPNVLREGMASDSGTPLGIYFGTNTGKLYASIDEGDTWRVIADNLAPINSVSAG; encoded by the coding sequence ATGTTCACGTTGTTAGTCGGAACGAAAAAGGGGCTCTTCATTCTCAACAGCCCAGATCGGGGCAAATGGGCGATCCGTGGTCCGTTTCTGCCGGGGAAATCCATCTACCACGCCGTGCGCGATCCGCGCAGTGGACGCATTTTTGCCACGTCGAATGACGCTTGGTTCGGTTCCGAAATCGTGTGGTCGGATGACGAGGGCGCGACTTGGACGCCGGCGAAAAGCGGTCCGGCATTTACCGAGGAATCGGGCCAGAAGCTCGACCTCATCTGGCACATCGAGCCGGGTCCGGCGTCAGCTCCGGGCGTCGTTTATGCGGGCGTGGCTCCGGCGGCGCTCTTCCGCAGCGAGGACAACGGTGTGACGTGGACGGAATTGACTGGACTCACATCGCATCCCACGCGCGACCGCTGGCATCCCGGTGCGGGCGGGCTCTGCCTGCATTCGATCCAAGTCGAGCCGCAAAATCCACTGCACCTCTACGTCGGCATCTCGGCGGTGGGCGTTTTCCGCAGCGACGACGGCGGGCAGACTTGGACGACGAAAAACCGGGGCACGCGGGCCGATTTCATGCCCGACAAACTCCCGGAGTTTGGCCAGTGCGTGCACAAATTGCTTCTCTCGCCCGCCGATGGAACGACGCTCTTTCAGCAGAATCATTGCGGCGTTTATCGCAGCACAGACGGCGGCGATAGCTGGCAGGAAATCACAAGCGGACTTCCATCCGACTTCGGGTTTCCGCTGGCGGTGCATCCGCGCGAGGCCGGCACGATCTATGTGCTGCCGTTGCAGGGCGGCGAATTTCGGTGTCCGCCCGAGGCGAAATTGCGCGTCTTCCGCACCCGCGATGCCGGTGAAACCTGGGAGCCGCTGACGAATGGTCTGCCGCAGGAAAATGCGTTTCCCAATGTCCTGCGCGAGGGCATGGCGTCGGATTCCGGCACGCCGCTGGGGATCTATTTCGGGACGAACACAGGGAAACTCTATGCCTCCATCGACGAGGGTGACACCTGGCGCGTGATCGCCGACAACCTCGCACCGATCAATTCGGTGTCCGCCGGCTGA
- a CDS encoding alanine--glyoxylate aminotransferase family protein, whose protein sequence is MTPHIKLYIPGPVEVSAKTSAAFTLPMIGHRSADFKALYESIYTQLQTLFYTKQPVLLSTSSAWGVMEGAIRNLVSKRVLNCMNGAFSDKWLDVSKRCGKEADGLQVPWGQPILPELLDEKLANGAYDVVTVIHNETSTGVMSPLKDLCAVVKKYPDVLLVVDTVSSFSVVPIPMDEWGIDVLLTGSQKALALPPGLALFAVSEKAYAKAATMKDRGYYFDFVEFKKNAAEFMTPSTPTIGHIYALRSKLEDIFAEGVEARYARHATLNAMVHDWIAANGFEFFAPEGYRSKSLTCVKNNRELDIAAWIKRTRTKHSFVFDGGYGKIKGTTFRISNMGDETTESIQAVLDGLSDTLEG, encoded by the coding sequence ATGACGCCACACATCAAGCTCTACATCCCCGGTCCGGTCGAAGTCTCGGCCAAAACCTCCGCCGCTTTTACCCTGCCGATGATCGGCCATCGCAGCGCGGATTTTAAGGCGCTCTACGAGTCCATTTACACGCAACTCCAGACGCTTTTCTACACGAAACAGCCGGTCCTGCTCTCGACCTCCTCGGCTTGGGGCGTGATGGAAGGGGCGATCCGCAACCTCGTTTCCAAGCGCGTGCTGAACTGCATGAACGGCGCATTTTCCGACAAATGGCTCGATGTCTCGAAGCGTTGCGGCAAGGAGGCCGACGGGCTGCAAGTCCCCTGGGGCCAGCCGATTCTGCCGGAGCTGCTCGATGAAAAACTCGCGAACGGCGCCTACGATGTCGTGACGGTGATTCACAATGAAACGTCCACCGGCGTGATGAGTCCGCTGAAGGATCTCTGCGCTGTGGTGAAGAAATACCCCGATGTTTTGTTAGTCGTGGACACGGTTTCGTCGTTCTCCGTCGTGCCGATTCCGATGGATGAATGGGGCATCGACGTGTTGCTCACCGGCAGCCAGAAAGCGCTCGCCTTGCCGCCGGGTTTGGCTTTGTTTGCGGTCAGCGAAAAGGCCTATGCGAAAGCGGCGACGATGAAGGATCGCGGCTACTATTTTGACTTCGTCGAGTTTAAGAAAAACGCCGCCGAGTTCATGACTCCGAGCACTCCCACGATCGGGCACATCTACGCGTTGCGCTCGAAGCTGGAGGACATCTTCGCCGAGGGAGTCGAGGCGCGTTATGCCCGCCATGCGACTCTGAATGCCATGGTCCACGACTGGATCGCGGCGAACGGCTTTGAGTTCTTTGCGCCGGAAGGCTACCGCTCGAAGTCGCTCACGTGCGTGAAGAATAATCGCGAGCTAGACATCGCCGCGTGGATCAAACGCACCCGCACGAAACACAGCTTTGTCTTCGACGGCGGCTACGGCAAAATCAAGGGCACGACCTTCCGCATTTCTAACATGGGCGACGAAACCACGGAGTCGATTCAGGCGGTGCTCGACGGCTTGAGCGATACGCTGGAAGGTTAG
- the lspA gene encoding signal peptidase II: MKYIFGLLVPFYALDQLTKLWVSRRLEFGGEETIIPGFFQLVHWGNTGAAFSMMQGQGWFFIVLATAAIATMSWMAWKGHVRDTLSKVAFALLASGILGNLTDRLVHGHVIDFLLFYLHVPFANPWPAFNVADSCICVAAGLLIWQSIRSEKISK, translated from the coding sequence ATGAAGTATATTTTCGGATTGTTAGTGCCGTTCTATGCGCTCGACCAGCTCACCAAGCTCTGGGTGAGCCGCAGGCTGGAGTTTGGCGGCGAGGAAACGATCATCCCGGGTTTCTTCCAGCTCGTCCATTGGGGAAACACCGGCGCCGCCTTCAGCATGATGCAGGGCCAGGGCTGGTTTTTCATCGTTCTGGCGACTGCCGCCATCGCGACGATGTCCTGGATGGCCTGGAAAGGTCATGTGCGCGACACGCTTTCCAAAGTTGCCTTTGCGCTGCTCGCATCGGGCATTCTCGGCAACCTCACCGACCGTCTCGTGCACGGGCACGTGATCGATTTCCTACTCTTCTATCTGCACGTTCCTTTTGCGAATCCGTGGCCGGCATTCAATGTCGCCGACAGTTGCATCTGCGTCGCCGCCGGGCTGCTGATCTGGCAATCGATTCGCTCAGAAAAGATTTCCAAATAA
- a CDS encoding CCA tRNA nucleotidyltransferase, with protein MSSRPEAAARRIAARLHEAGHIAWLAGGSVRDQLRGVAPHDFDIATNARPEEVQRLFPRNVAVGAQFGVIVVLYGDLSFEVATFRSDEAYVDGRRPSSIRFTTAREDAARRDFTINAMFYDPVADEVVDYVEGRTDLEKKIIRAVGDAGARFAEDKLRMLRAIRFATTLDFEIEASTWAALQSNASQISVVSAERIRDELLKIFRSPHRVRGLDLLDQSGLLGVILPEVAALHGCEQPPQFHPEGDVFVHTRLMLEMLAPEVPDSIFLSVLLHDIGKPPTFSFDPEEGRIRFNGHDAVGARMTLEVMQRLRFSNEETERVVAAVANHMVFKDVTKMRVSKLKRFMARPDFDREIELHRVDCGSSHGDLTNIEFLREKAEEFASEPLIPPPLITGRDLISLGLRPGPEFKSILEMVETAQLENRISTREEALQLVREQFDLDC; from the coding sequence ATGTCCTCACGCCCAGAAGCCGCCGCCCGGCGCATCGCCGCTCGCCTGCACGAGGCTGGTCACATCGCGTGGCTGGCGGGTGGGTCTGTGCGCGACCAGTTGCGCGGAGTCGCGCCGCACGACTTCGACATCGCCACGAACGCGCGGCCGGAGGAAGTGCAGCGATTGTTCCCGAGAAACGTGGCCGTCGGCGCGCAGTTTGGCGTGATCGTGGTGCTCTATGGCGACCTTTCGTTTGAGGTTGCCACCTTTCGCTCCGACGAGGCTTACGTCGATGGACGGCGGCCGAGTTCCATTCGATTCACCACGGCTCGCGAGGATGCGGCGCGGCGCGATTTTACGATCAATGCCATGTTCTACGATCCGGTCGCCGATGAAGTCGTCGATTACGTAGAAGGCCGCACCGATCTGGAAAAGAAAATCATCCGTGCGGTCGGTGATGCGGGCGCACGGTTTGCGGAAGATAAACTGCGTATGTTGCGGGCGATCCGTTTTGCCACCACGCTCGACTTCGAGATCGAAGCTAGTACCTGGGCGGCGCTCCAGTCGAATGCGAGTCAAATCAGCGTGGTGAGTGCCGAGCGCATTCGCGATGAATTGCTGAAAATCTTCCGTTCGCCGCATCGTGTGCGCGGTCTGGATTTGCTCGACCAGAGCGGATTGTTAGGAGTCATTCTTCCCGAAGTCGCCGCACTGCATGGCTGCGAGCAACCGCCGCAATTTCATCCCGAGGGCGACGTCTTTGTCCACACGCGGCTGATGTTAGAAATGCTCGCGCCCGAGGTGCCGGATTCGATTTTTCTCTCAGTGCTTCTCCACGACATTGGGAAGCCGCCGACGTTTTCCTTCGACCCGGAGGAGGGCCGTATTCGCTTCAACGGCCACGACGCCGTGGGCGCGCGCATGACTCTGGAAGTGATGCAACGGCTGCGTTTTTCCAATGAGGAAACCGAGCGCGTCGTTGCCGCGGTGGCGAATCACATGGTCTTCAAGGACGTGACCAAAATGCGCGTGTCGAAGTTAAAACGCTTCATGGCGCGGCCCGATTTCGACCGCGAGATCGAGTTGCATCGCGTCGATTGCGGGAGCAGCCACGGCGATTTGACTAACATTGAATTCTTGCGCGAAAAAGCGGAGGAATTTGCCAGCGAGCCGCTCATTCCCCCACCCCTTATCACTGGGCGCGACCTGATTTCACTCGGACTCCGGCCCGGACCGGAGTTCAAATCGATTCTGGAAATGGTGGAGACGGCGCAGTTAGAAAACCGCATTTCCACTCGTGAGGAAGCGCTGCAACTCGTCCGTGAACAGTTCGACTTAGACTGTTAG
- the wrbA gene encoding NAD(P)H:quinone oxidoreductase, producing MKLLVLYYSMYGHIETMAGAIAEGARSVSDVEVTIKRVPEIMSEEAVQQHGAKLDQGAPVASPKELGDYDAIIFGTPTRFGNMAAQMRNFLDQTGSLWMSGALVGKVGSVFTSTGTGGGNESTILTFIPTLLHHGMVYVGLPYSCPELTDISELKGGSPYGAGTIAGPDGSRQPSVKELAMARFQGKHVAEIASKLRR from the coding sequence ATGAAACTACTCGTCCTTTACTACTCCATGTATGGCCACATCGAAACCATGGCCGGTGCCATCGCCGAGGGCGCGCGCTCTGTCAGCGATGTCGAAGTCACCATCAAACGCGTCCCGGAAATCATGTCCGAGGAAGCTGTCCAGCAACACGGCGCCAAGCTCGACCAGGGCGCGCCCGTCGCCTCGCCCAAGGAACTCGGCGACTACGACGCGATCATTTTCGGCACACCGACCCGCTTCGGAAACATGGCCGCGCAGATGCGCAATTTCCTCGATCAAACCGGAAGCCTCTGGATGTCTGGCGCGCTCGTGGGCAAAGTCGGCAGCGTCTTCACCAGCACCGGCACCGGCGGCGGCAACGAATCCACCATCCTAACCTTCATCCCGACATTGCTGCATCACGGCATGGTTTACGTCGGCCTGCCTTATTCCTGCCCCGAACTCACGGACATTAGCGAACTAAAGGGCGGCAGCCCCTACGGCGCGGGAACCATCGCTGGCCCCGACGGCTCGCGCCAGCCTTCCGTGAAGGAACTCGCCATGGCCCGCTTCCAGGGAAAACACGTCGCTGAGATCGCGTCCAAACTCCGCAGATAA
- a CDS encoding LysR family transcriptional regulator gives MPLGYARAMELRHLRYFVAVAEEENVTRAAAKLYVSQPALSRQIRDLENELDLLLFQRGAKTVRLTAAGRIFLIEAKAVLERAEAAIRNVHEAAGGLNGEIHVGYSPSLTVQILPRALRVFQEKFPAVRVTLHDLSNGEMMTGLRDGQLHLALTAQRERAAGLESRLIESYELNVAVPPSHPLAQAGVITLHQLAAERIIGYTRKNYPGYYAHLGQLFGTIGKKPNIVEEHESVSSLMAAVEASRGVSLVPSCIACMAGPRLTLLTIDPPQPEIAVSAIHLEGVLPAVVKNFIAAAQSEPSEKLVVRESRLTSAARRR, from the coding sequence ATGCCTTTAGGGTATGCTCGGGCGATGGAACTGCGCCACCTTCGCTATTTTGTCGCCGTGGCCGAGGAGGAAAATGTGACTCGTGCCGCCGCGAAGCTGTACGTCTCGCAGCCCGCGCTGAGCCGTCAGATTCGCGACTTGGAGAATGAACTGGATCTGCTCCTTTTCCAGCGCGGCGCGAAGACGGTGCGACTGACAGCGGCGGGCCGGATCTTTCTCATTGAGGCCAAGGCCGTGCTGGAGCGGGCCGAGGCGGCGATTCGGAATGTTCACGAGGCAGCGGGCGGTTTGAATGGAGAAATCCACGTTGGCTATTCGCCCTCGCTGACGGTGCAAATTCTCCCGCGCGCGCTGCGAGTCTTTCAGGAGAAATTTCCCGCCGTCCGAGTCACGCTGCACGATCTTTCCAACGGCGAAATGATGACAGGTCTGCGCGACGGCCAGTTGCATCTCGCGCTGACCGCCCAGCGCGAGCGAGCCGCCGGACTGGAGTCGCGCTTGATCGAAAGTTACGAATTGAATGTCGCCGTGCCCCCGTCGCATCCGCTGGCGCAAGCGGGTGTGATCACTCTTCACCAGCTCGCCGCCGAACGCATCATCGGCTACACGCGCAAAAATTACCCCGGCTACTATGCGCATCTGGGGCAGCTTTTTGGCACCATCGGAAAGAAACCTAACATCGTCGAGGAGCACGAGAGCGTGAGCAGCCTGATGGCCGCCGTGGAGGCTTCGCGCGGAGTATCGCTGGTGCCGAGTTGCATCGCCTGCATGGCCGGGCCGCGCCTGACTTTGCTAACCATCGATCCGCCGCAGCCGGAGATTGCCGTGAGTGCGATCCATCTCGAGGGCGTCCTGCCAGCGGTCGTGAAAAACTTCATCGCCGCCGCCCAGAGCGAGCCTTCTGAAAAGCTAGTGGTGCGCGAATCGCGGCTTACGTCCGCGGCTCGCCGCCGGTGA
- a CDS encoding DUF4864 domain-containing protein → MNWRPRSWLSGAALGVAAGFLSIWILRSEKVIAVLVPPENPRELYSLAESQISAFRRNDFPTAYTYAASGIRQKFPLDQFSEMVRKTYPHLTRSGRLNFGQTQFAANVRASAMIYVSNGRESVPMIYTFVKEQGKWKIEGVQMLRTGQSDFTGGEPRT, encoded by the coding sequence ATGAACTGGCGTCCGCGTTCCTGGCTCTCCGGCGCCGCGCTCGGAGTGGCTGCCGGGTTTCTATCGATCTGGATATTGCGTTCCGAGAAAGTGATTGCTGTGTTAGTCCCGCCGGAAAACCCGCGGGAACTTTACAGTCTGGCGGAGAGTCAGATTTCCGCGTTTCGGCGGAACGATTTTCCCACGGCCTACACTTACGCGGCCAGCGGCATCCGGCAGAAATTTCCGCTCGATCAATTCAGCGAAATGGTTAGGAAAACATATCCGCATCTTACGCGTTCGGGCCGGCTGAATTTCGGCCAGACCCAGTTTGCGGCAAATGTGCGGGCCTCGGCGATGATCTATGTGAGCAATGGCCGCGAGTCTGTGCCGATGATCTACACGTTTGTAAAAGAGCAGGGGAAATGGAAGATCGAGGGCGTGCAAATGCTGCGAACAGGCCAGTCTGATTTCACCGGCGGCGAGCCGCGGACGTAA
- a CDS encoding DUF971 domain-containing protein produces the protein MARLELTNIQPIGGEVAFAWSDGTESYLALEYLRRACPCATCGGEPDVLGHVLQPEVIYQPNSFSLRSHQNVGGYGWQPTWADGHATGIYSYQYLRRLAEAAP, from the coding sequence ATGGCGCGACTTGAATTAACCAACATCCAGCCCATCGGCGGCGAGGTGGCCTTTGCCTGGTCCGACGGCACGGAAAGCTATCTGGCGCTGGAATATCTCCGTCGCGCCTGCCCCTGCGCGACCTGCGGCGGCGAACCCGATGTTCTCGGCCATGTGCTCCAGCCCGAGGTGATTTATCAGCCGAATAGTTTCAGCCTGCGCAGCCATCAAAACGTCGGCGGCTACGGCTGGCAGCCCACTTGGGCCGACGGCCATGCGACTGGCATTTACTCCTATCAATATCTCCGGCGTCTGGCGGAGGCTGCGCCATGA
- a CDS encoding deoxyguanosinetriphosphate triphosphohydrolase, with amino-acid sequence MLRTREKYQEIELATLAPYAQKSALSAGRHYPEASHPFRTEFQRDRARIIHSRAFRRLEYKTQVFLNGTGDHLRTRMTHTIEVASISRTIARALSLNEDLAEVIALAHDLGHAPFGHSGEEMLDELMHEHGGFEHNQQSLRVVELLENKYPRFPGLNLTSEVLQGLRKHEAFRSGAKPGTSSSLEAQIANIADEITYYSHDLDDGMDFDLLAVDQLEKITLWSDTSALVQKDYPKLKGAEFRTFVIRCLIDRLVEDVILMSSELIEKAKLTSLDDVRNQKKPLVSYSPIMRKATQQLRKFLYHNLYYHPKVADVNKRACTMLRNVFNAYVSCPALLGKAAAARVKKEGLHRTICDYLSGMTDRYLMEEHQKLFLQEGMLRALRGGREIHSSRLTE; translated from the coding sequence ATGCTGCGCACCCGCGAGAAATATCAGGAGATCGAGCTGGCCACCCTCGCGCCGTATGCCCAGAAGTCGGCACTGTCCGCAGGCCGGCATTACCCGGAAGCGTCGCACCCATTTCGCACCGAGTTTCAACGAGATCGGGCCCGAATCATCCACTCACGCGCTTTTCGCCGGCTCGAATACAAGACACAAGTCTTCCTCAACGGCACTGGCGACCATCTGCGCACGCGCATGACGCACACCATCGAGGTCGCTTCGATTAGCCGGACGATAGCCCGCGCGCTCTCGTTGAATGAGGATCTCGCCGAGGTCATCGCGCTCGCTCACGACCTCGGGCACGCGCCATTTGGGCATTCCGGCGAGGAAATGCTCGACGAACTGATGCACGAGCACGGCGGGTTTGAGCACAATCAGCAAAGCCTGCGCGTGGTCGAGTTATTGGAAAACAAATACCCGCGTTTCCCCGGTCTCAATCTAACCTCCGAGGTGCTGCAAGGTCTGCGCAAACACGAGGCATTTCGTTCTGGAGCAAAGCCCGGCACCTCGTCGTCGCTGGAGGCGCAGATTGCTAACATCGCCGACGAGATCACCTATTACAGCCACGATCTCGACGACGGCATGGACTTCGATCTGCTGGCCGTGGATCAACTGGAAAAGATCACGCTCTGGAGCGACACGAGCGCCCTCGTGCAGAAGGATTATCCGAAGCTGAAGGGCGCGGAGTTTCGGACGTTCGTGATCCGCTGCTTGATCGATCGGCTGGTGGAGGACGTGATTTTGATGAGTTCCGAGCTGATCGAGAAGGCGAAACTAACCTCGCTGGACGATGTTAGAAATCAGAAGAAGCCGCTGGTGAGTTACAGTCCAATCATGCGCAAGGCGACGCAGCAGTTGCGGAAATTTCTTTACCACAATCTCTACTACCATCCGAAGGTGGCCGATGTTAACAAACGCGCCTGCACCATGCTGCGCAATGTTTTCAACGCCTACGTGTCGTGCCCGGCTTTGTTAGGAAAAGCGGCGGCTGCCCGCGTGAAAAAAGAGGGCCTGCATCGCACCATCTGCGACTATCTTTCCGGCATGACGGATCGCTACCTGATGGAGGAGCACCAGAAGTTGTTTCTCCAGGAAGGAATGCTGCGCGCGCTGCGTGGCGGACGCGAAATCCACTCGAGTCGACTTACGGAATAA
- a CDS encoding argininosuccinate synthase codes for MKIVCAYSGGLDTSVLLTWLREKYSAEVIAFCADIGQEEELDGLEAKALNTGASKCYIDNLQAEFASDFIFPMVQGGALYENQYYLGTSIARPLIAKRMVEICRAENAQAVAHGATGKGNDQVRFELTAAALAPEIEVIAPWRQERFREEFPGRAEMIAYAEKHQIPITASAKKSYSMDRNLLHISFESGILEDPWFDASASEMRDMYKLSVAPEDAPDAPEVIELGFLAGNCVSLGGDAIEEILAGLHYDQTPIKTGEGHVLLSPLWIMRVLNKLGGRNGVGRVDLVENRFVGMKSRGVYETPGGSILYAAHRQVETLTMDREVMRIRDGLQPKYAELIYNGFWYAPERELIQALITESQKNVTGTARLKLYKGNIITAGRKSPVSLYNPHIATMEADPTQAYNQSDATGFIRLNALRLKVAAQVHNKG; via the coding sequence ATGAAAATTGTTTGCGCCTATTCCGGCGGTCTCGACACCTCCGTCCTCCTCACCTGGCTCCGCGAAAAATACAGCGCCGAAGTCATCGCTTTCTGCGCCGACATCGGGCAGGAGGAAGAGCTCGACGGCCTCGAAGCCAAGGCGTTGAACACCGGCGCGTCGAAATGTTACATCGACAATCTGCAGGCGGAGTTTGCCAGCGATTTCATTTTCCCGATGGTGCAGGGCGGGGCGCTTTACGAGAACCAATACTACCTCGGCACGAGCATTGCGCGTCCGCTCATTGCCAAGCGCATGGTGGAAATCTGCCGCGCCGAAAACGCTCAGGCCGTGGCGCACGGCGCGACGGGGAAGGGCAACGATCAGGTGCGTTTCGAGCTCACCGCCGCCGCGCTGGCACCGGAGATCGAGGTCATCGCCCCGTGGCGTCAGGAGCGTTTTCGGGAGGAATTTCCCGGTCGCGCGGAGATGATTGCCTATGCGGAGAAACATCAGATTCCGATCACGGCCAGCGCGAAGAAATCCTACTCGATGGATCGCAACCTCCTGCATATTTCCTTCGAGAGCGGCATTCTCGAGGATCCGTGGTTTGATGCGAGTGCCAGTGAAATGCGCGACATGTATAAGCTCAGCGTGGCTCCAGAAGACGCTCCCGATGCGCCCGAAGTAATCGAACTCGGCTTCCTCGCGGGAAATTGCGTTTCGCTGGGCGGCGACGCCATTGAAGAGATTCTGGCCGGCCTCCATTACGATCAAACTCCGATCAAAACCGGCGAGGGCCACGTGCTTCTCAGCCCGCTCTGGATCATGCGCGTGCTGAACAAACTCGGCGGCCGCAATGGCGTCGGACGCGTCGATTTGGTGGAAAACCGCTTTGTCGGCATGAAGAGCCGCGGCGTTTACGAGACTCCTGGCGGCAGCATTCTCTACGCAGCGCATCGTCAGGTGGAAACGCTCACGATGGATCGCGAAGTCATGCGGATTCGCGACGGTCTCCAGCCGAAATATGCGGAGCTGATCTACAACGGCTTCTGGTATGCGCCGGAGCGCGAATTAATCCAGGCGCTGATCACTGAGAGCCAGAAAAACGTCACCGGCACGGCGCGGCTGAAACTTTACAAAGGCAACATCATCACCGCCGGCCGCAAATCCCCGGTGAGCCTTTACAATCCGCACATCGCCACGATGGAAGCCGACCCGACCCAGGCTTACAACCAGAGCGACGCCACGGGTTTCATCCGACTGAATGCGTTGCGGCTGAAGGTGGCCGCGCAGGTGCATAATAAAGGTTAG
- a CDS encoding sulfite exporter TauE/SafE family protein, giving the protein MLSYVARRESSSQFRIGLPFILPHLTPLQWICTALAALCIGMSKSGLSGISLATILLMARVFPPRESTGIILPMLIAADFLACRAFRLHAQWRHVWRLLPATVVGVVLGYFAMRAIPEGNYRQLIGWIILVMALLQGLKMRYRELPLPALHRAPFAITMGVTTGVTTMLANAAGPVAALYMTAVDLPKMQFIATSAFLFLIVNLIKVPFSASQGLITADTLLFNATCIPFIAIGVFGGRWIIHRLSQRVFETWVLVFSIAAALRLIWI; this is encoded by the coding sequence GTGCTTTCCTACGTTGCGCGGAGGGAGTCGTCGAGTCAGTTTCGCATCGGACTTCCATTTATTTTGCCGCACCTCACCCCGCTCCAATGGATTTGCACCGCGCTCGCCGCACTCTGCATCGGGATGTCGAAGAGCGGCCTCTCGGGCATCAGCCTTGCCACGATTCTCCTGATGGCCCGGGTCTTTCCCCCGCGCGAATCCACCGGGATCATCCTGCCCATGCTCATCGCCGCCGACTTCCTCGCCTGCAGGGCGTTTCGACTCCACGCGCAATGGCGTCACGTCTGGCGGCTGCTCCCGGCGACCGTCGTGGGCGTGGTCCTCGGCTACTTCGCTATGCGGGCGATTCCCGAGGGAAACTACCGCCAGCTCATCGGCTGGATCATTCTCGTAATGGCGTTGCTGCAAGGGCTGAAAATGCGTTACCGCGAGCTTCCCCTGCCCGCGCTGCATCGCGCGCCGTTTGCGATAACGATGGGAGTCACCACCGGCGTCACGACGATGCTGGCCAATGCCGCCGGCCCCGTCGCCGCGCTCTACATGACGGCGGTGGACCTCCCGAAAATGCAATTCATCGCCACCTCGGCGTTCCTCTTTCTCATCGTGAACCTCATCAAAGTCCCCTTCAGCGCGAGCCAGGGGTTGATCACGGCGGACACGCTCCTTTTCAATGCGACTTGCATTCCATTCATCGCCATCGGCGTCTTCGGCGGCCGCTGGATCATTCACCGCCTCTCGCAGCGCGTTTTTGAAACGTGGGTGTTGGTTTTCTCCATCGCCGCAGCGCTGCGGTTGATCTGGATTTAA